The following proteins are encoded in a genomic region of Aerococcaceae bacterium DSM 111021:
- a CDS encoding ABC transporter permease translates to MIPSYSSVVKRYLRFASSLSLIFTIAIILINYLRLGTNWSSLSIGFTLVHVLLSLVSYFVSRQIQHNQLAYPYHSWFGYVLMLSVLLGNPFNFISGMFLILKKIASYQIYLIFAVLVDLTLIVTTSLNFFKPTVSPTFILGLVLLGVSLIIHWSLVLFSSRLTNLSNGPLYFVLVLLVLTALSGNLLSLIAAWLLWRENTSESYERRRSIFANIARHEVAVFGLYVITFILAMAITSYLTFEYSYAVENNYTAILQSPSMTYPLGTDNFGRDVFSRMVFGGRISLLVGVLATLSPLLIGGFLGAVSGYYSHRVDQTIMRLLDVLYAIPGILLAITIVTAFGTSTQNLILALSIGGIPGYARTMRANVLQVKQLEYVEAAHAVGVNDVKIILKHVIPNASAPMIIRSSLTVATAVISTSSLSYLGLGVESHIPEWGNILRIGSDYLETQPYLAIYPGLAIIALVLSFNFLGDGLRDALDPKMTQ, encoded by the coding sequence TTGATTCCATCATATTCATCCGTTGTGAAACGCTATTTACGTTTTGCTTCATCATTATCGCTCATTTTTACTATTGCGATTATTTTAATTAATTACTTAAGACTAGGAACAAATTGGAGTTCATTAAGTATTGGATTCACGCTTGTTCACGTTCTTTTAAGTTTAGTGAGCTATTTTGTCTCACGTCAAATTCAGCATAACCAATTGGCTTATCCTTACCATAGCTGGTTTGGATATGTATTGATGCTTTCTGTTTTATTAGGTAATCCCTTCAATTTTATTAGTGGAATGTTTCTAATTTTAAAGAAAATCGCATCGTATCAGATTTATTTAATATTTGCTGTTCTTGTTGATTTAACTCTTATTGTAACAACAAGTTTAAACTTCTTTAAACCAACGGTCAGCCCAACTTTTATACTAGGGCTTGTCTTGCTTGGTGTGAGCCTTATTATCCATTGGTCGCTTGTATTGTTTAGTTCTCGTTTAACGAACTTATCTAATGGACCACTTTATTTTGTTTTAGTCTTACTCGTTTTGACAGCTTTGAGCGGTAACTTACTCAGTCTCATCGCCGCCTGGTTACTTTGGCGTGAGAATACGAGTGAATCGTATGAGAGACGACGTAGTATTTTTGCTAATATCGCGCGACATGAGGTTGCGGTGTTTGGACTTTATGTCATCACATTCATACTAGCCATGGCAATCACAAGCTATTTAACTTTCGAGTATAGTTATGCAGTTGAAAATAATTATACAGCCATCTTACAGTCACCAAGTATGACGTATCCTTTAGGTACGGATAATTTTGGCCGCGACGTCTTTTCACGCATGGTCTTTGGAGGTCGAATCTCCTTACTAGTAGGTGTGCTTGCAACCCTATCCCCATTATTAATCGGTGGATTTCTTGGAGCAGTCTCAGGCTATTACTCACACCGCGTTGATCAGACAATTATGCGGTTACTTGATGTTCTTTATGCTATTCCAGGTATTTTACTGGCGATTACAATCGTGACAGCCTTTGGTACATCTACTCAGAACTTAATCTTAGCTCTAAGTATTGGTGGCATTCCAGGATACGCCAGAACAATGCGTGCCAATGTTCTACAAGTTAAACAACTAGAATATGTTGAAGCAGCTCATGCCGTTGGTGTGAATGATGTAAAAATTATTCTTAAACATGTTATCCCGAATGCGAGCGCACCGATGATTATTCGGTCATCGCTAACAGTTGCAACAGCAGTTATCTCGACGAGTAGTTTGAGTTACTTAGGTCTAGGTGTCGAGAGTCATATTCCTGAATGGGGTAATATCTTGCGTATTGGTAGTGATTACTTAGAGACACAACCTTACTTAGCTATTTACCCTGGTCTAGCGATTATTGCATTAGTTTTATCATTTAACTTCTTAGGCGACGGCTTACGTGACGCTTTAGATCCTAAGATGACTCAATAA
- a CDS encoding LysR family transcriptional regulator, with product MNIQQLKYLDYIEKTGSINRAAELLFVSPSTISVSLKELESEVGQKLFTRSSSGMTTTHEGHEFITQARQVLSQLDVMRDLFVNNGSERQFFSVSSQHYDFASEAFSKFINNKPSERFVYRFFEVDTYTVIKNVSQNISEIGFVYLSEFNRRMLTRLFEQENLQFHVMWEFQPHVFIRKDHPLTEFKSIKHKDLMDFPAITFEQTENQNDFLTEHPLEVQANNRKVVVSDRMSAINIITGSNAYLTGSGIMTNRITDSYVTSIPLESSESHHICWIAPKNQELSQNAQTYLKLAEESLCDRVENLHSVHSPDIYSI from the coding sequence TTGAATATACAGCAATTGAAGTACTTAGACTATATTGAAAAAACCGGATCGATTAACCGAGCCGCTGAATTATTATTTGTCTCCCCCTCAACGATTTCTGTCTCGCTTAAAGAATTAGAATCTGAAGTCGGTCAGAAATTATTCACTCGTTCAAGCAGTGGAATGACAACAACGCATGAAGGACATGAATTCATCACACAAGCTCGACAAGTATTAAGTCAATTAGATGTGATGCGAGATTTATTTGTTAATAACGGATCAGAACGACAATTCTTCTCCGTTTCCAGTCAGCATTATGATTTTGCTTCTGAAGCATTCAGTAAGTTTATTAATAATAAGCCTAGTGAACGCTTTGTTTATCGCTTCTTTGAAGTTGACACTTACACAGTGATTAAAAATGTCTCACAAAATATAAGTGAAATTGGTTTTGTCTACTTAAGTGAATTTAACCGCCGGATGCTGACACGTCTATTCGAACAAGAAAATTTGCAATTCCATGTAATGTGGGAATTCCAGCCTCACGTCTTTATCCGAAAGGATCATCCATTAACAGAATTTAAAAGTATCAAACATAAAGATTTAATGGATTTTCCTGCGATTACATTCGAACAAACTGAAAACCAAAACGACTTTTTAACAGAACATCCACTTGAAGTCCAAGCGAATAATCGAAAAGTTGTGGTAAGTGACCGAATGAGTGCAATCAATATCATCACTGGCTCAAATGCTTACTTAACCGGTTCTGGTATTATGACCAATCGAATTACAGATTCTTATGTCACTTCTATCCCACTGGAAAGTTCTGAAAGTCATCATATTTGTTGGATTGCTCCTAAGAACCAAGAGTTATCACAAAATGCACAAACTTATCTTAAACTCGCTGAAGAATCGTTATGTGACCGTGTCGAGAACCTACATAGTGTTCACTCTCCGGACATTTACTCGATTTGA
- the lepB gene encoding signal peptidase I: protein MKSFLKENGLFLLVIIGMVLLRLFVFTPFKVDGPSMDYTLDHEDRLIGANIFDIDRFDIVILDSPTEEGKQYIKRVIGLPGDTISSQDDIIYINGDSLEETYLSEETLQNNTGTVDFEPLTIPDGEYFVMGDNRNHSFDSTEFGPILGESINAEILFRFWPLNSFGTLE from the coding sequence ATAAAAAGTTTTTTAAAAGAAAATGGTTTGTTCTTATTAGTTATTATTGGGATGGTTCTACTGAGACTATTTGTTTTTACTCCCTTTAAAGTTGATGGACCTTCTATGGATTATACCTTGGATCATGAAGATCGTTTGATAGGGGCGAATATCTTTGATATTGACCGCTTTGATATTGTAATCCTCGATTCGCCTACGGAAGAAGGCAAGCAATATATCAAGCGTGTAATTGGTTTACCAGGAGATACGATATCATCCCAAGATGATATTATCTATATTAATGGTGATTCACTGGAAGAGACATATTTATCGGAAGAAACACTACAAAATAATACTGGTACAGTAGATTTTGAACCACTTACAATTCCTGACGGCGAGTACTTTGTAATGGGAGATAATCGAAATCATTCATTCGATAGTACAGAGTTTGGTCCAATCCTAGGAGAATCCATTAATGCGGAGATATTATTCAGATTTTGGCCACTAAATAGTTTTGGAACACTTGAATAA
- the mnmG gene encoding tRNA uridine-5-carboxymethylaminomethyl(34) synthesis enzyme MnmG, producing MQIYEAGQYDVIVVGAGHAGSEAALAAARMGSKTLLLTLNLEMIAFMPCNPSIGGPAKGVVVREIDALGGEMGRNIDKTYIQMRLLNTSKGPAVQALRAQADKETYAKSIREVLEETENLTLQQGMVNELFVEDGQVKGVITNSGAKYLANAVVLTAGTSSRGKIIIGDLNYSSGPNNTLPSIKLSENLLELGVELARFKTGTPPRIHADSVNFEETEEQPGDTMPNHFSFLTPDEDFKEESVSCWLTHTNAQTHEIIQANLHRAPMFSGMVEGVGARYCPSIEDKIVRFSDKPRHQIFIEPEGANTKEMYVQGLSTSLPEEVQVEMLRTVKGMENAKLMRPGYAIEYDVVVPHQLDLTLEVKSLPGLFTAGQMNGTSGYEEAAGQGIIAGINAALKVQGKEPLILKRNEAYIGVMIDDLVTKGTTEPYRLLTSRAEYRLLLRHDNADMRLTEIGHEIGLVDEEHYDRFKEKQELVELELKRLSKVRLTPNTDGLDELFERVGSTPLKDGILASDLLKRPEIRYHDLITLVPREEGPLSRQVGEQVEIQIKYEGYINKAVRKVDKMRSMEEKQIPENIDWDAIGNLATEARDRLKLINPSTLGQASRVSGVNPADIAILSVYIQQGKIKRVGEQTA from the coding sequence ATGCAAATTTATGAAGCAGGACAATACGATGTTATCGTTGTTGGAGCAGGACATGCCGGATCAGAGGCAGCTTTAGCAGCAGCACGTATGGGAAGTAAAACCTTATTATTAACATTAAACTTAGAAATGATTGCATTTATGCCATGTAACCCATCAATTGGTGGGCCAGCCAAAGGGGTCGTTGTTCGAGAGATTGATGCTTTAGGTGGCGAGATGGGTCGAAATATCGATAAAACTTACATTCAAATGCGTCTATTAAACACAAGTAAAGGACCAGCTGTTCAAGCTTTACGCGCGCAAGCAGACAAAGAAACATATGCTAAAAGTATTCGTGAAGTACTTGAAGAAACTGAAAATTTAACTTTACAACAAGGAATGGTTAATGAGTTATTTGTAGAAGATGGGCAAGTTAAAGGTGTTATCACAAACTCAGGTGCGAAATATTTAGCTAATGCAGTTGTTTTAACAGCTGGAACATCATCGAGAGGTAAGATTATCATTGGTGATTTAAACTATTCATCTGGACCAAATAATACATTACCATCAATTAAACTATCAGAAAACTTACTTGAATTAGGTGTAGAATTAGCACGATTCAAAACGGGAACACCACCACGTATTCATGCAGATTCAGTCAACTTTGAAGAAACTGAAGAACAACCTGGAGATACAATGCCGAATCACTTTTCATTCCTAACACCGGATGAAGATTTTAAAGAAGAAAGTGTTTCATGCTGGCTAACGCACACAAACGCTCAAACACATGAAATTATTCAAGCAAACTTACACCGTGCCCCAATGTTTAGTGGTATGGTTGAAGGTGTTGGAGCGCGTTACTGTCCTTCGATCGAAGATAAAATCGTTCGATTCAGTGATAAACCACGCCACCAAATCTTTATTGAACCAGAAGGCGCTAATACGAAAGAAATGTACGTTCAAGGACTTTCAACATCATTGCCGGAAGAAGTACAAGTTGAGATGTTACGTACTGTAAAAGGTATGGAAAATGCTAAATTAATGCGTCCAGGCTATGCAATTGAGTATGATGTTGTCGTTCCGCATCAATTAGACTTAACGCTTGAAGTAAAATCATTACCTGGTTTATTTACAGCGGGTCAAATGAACGGAACAAGTGGTTACGAAGAAGCCGCAGGGCAAGGTATTATTGCTGGAATTAACGCAGCTCTTAAAGTTCAAGGAAAAGAACCACTAATCTTAAAACGTAACGAAGCTTATATCGGTGTGATGATTGATGACTTGGTGACTAAAGGAACGACTGAACCGTATCGTTTACTTACGTCACGTGCAGAGTACCGCTTATTATTACGTCATGATAATGCGGACATGCGTCTAACTGAAATTGGCCACGAGATTGGTTTAGTCGACGAAGAACATTACGATCGATTCAAAGAAAAACAAGAACTCGTTGAATTAGAGTTAAAGCGCCTAAGTAAAGTGCGTTTGACACCTAATACAGATGGATTAGATGAGTTATTCGAACGTGTCGGATCAACGCCATTAAAAGATGGTATCTTAGCAAGTGATTTACTTAAACGACCTGAGATTCGTTACCACGACTTAATAACGTTGGTTCCACGTGAAGAAGGACCACTTAGCCGTCAAGTTGGTGAACAAGTAGAAATTCAAATTAAATACGAAGGCTACATCAATAAAGCGGTACGTAAAGTAGACAAAATGCGATCAATGGAAGAGAAACAAATTCCAGAAAATATTGATTGGGACGCGATTGGTAACCTTGCAACAGAAGCTAGAGACCGATTAAAATTAATTAACCCGTCTACATTAGGACAAGCAAGCCGTGTAAGTGGTGTAAACCCAGCGGATATTGCTATTCTGTCTGTATATATTCAACAAGGGAAAATTAAACGCGTTGGCGAACAAACTGCATAG
- a CDS encoding 8-oxo-dGTP diphosphatase: MTKLSTICYIDNGSDILLLHRNKKPNDIHEGKWISVGGKFEAGETPEECAIREIKEETGLTATKLDLRGFLTFPDFKHDGEDWYSFVYVVTEFEGELLEECDEGTLEWVPYDKVMSKPTWEGDYIYLDWLVKHTPYFSAKFTYDTNGELVDHTVEFKEEKNH, translated from the coding sequence ATGACCAAACTATCAACAATTTGTTACATTGATAATGGATCAGACATCTTATTACTGCATCGAAATAAGAAACCCAATGACATCCATGAAGGAAAATGGATTAGTGTCGGGGGCAAATTCGAAGCAGGTGAAACACCTGAGGAATGTGCGATCCGTGAGATTAAAGAAGAGACAGGATTAACAGCAACGAAGCTTGATTTAAGAGGCTTTCTTACGTTTCCGGATTTCAAACACGATGGGGAAGATTGGTATAGTTTTGTCTATGTCGTTACAGAATTCGAAGGTGAATTACTTGAAGAGTGTGATGAAGGAACCCTGGAATGGGTACCTTATGACAAAGTAATGTCAAAACCAACGTGGGAAGGCGATTATATCTATTTAGATTGGTTAGTCAAACACACACCTTATTTTTCAGCGAAATTTACTTATGATACAAACGGAGAATTGGTAGACCATACAGTCGAATTTAAAGAAGAGAAGAATCATTAG
- the mnmE gene encoding tRNA uridine-5-carboxymethylaminomethyl(34) synthesis GTPase MnmE, which translates to MYTTDTIAAIATALGESAIGIVRLSGDEAVEIANKIFKGKNLTKVDSHTINYGHIIDPQTNKIIDEVMVSVLKAPRSYTTEDSVEINSHGGIMAIQRVLEAVLANGARLAEPGEFSKRAFLNGRIDLSQAEAVMDLIQAKTDKAMDASMNQLQGSLSTKIRSLRQDMLNTLAQVEVTIDYPEYDDVEEMSLKQLNETAQHVKEQIQKILHQAQHGRLFRDGINTAIIGRPNVGKSSLLNRLTGLEKAIVTDIEGTTRDTIEEYVNVRGVPLRLIDTAGIRQTDEVVERIGVERSRKVMEEADLVILILNQAQSLQPVDIELLDLTKDQNRIILLNKQDLDPVLTHENLAPYIQNADLIATSMLEESGIDELEAQIEQRFFSGEIKSGDVNYLLNTRHTELLRQAISSLDEVLDSTDMMLPVDLIQMDFTRAWDLLGEITGDSVQDELLTKLFSQFCLGK; encoded by the coding sequence ATGTATACAACAGATACAATTGCAGCAATCGCGACAGCACTAGGTGAAAGTGCTATTGGGATTGTCAGATTAAGTGGAGATGAAGCAGTCGAAATTGCTAATAAAATCTTCAAAGGTAAGAATTTAACTAAAGTTGATTCGCATACAATAAACTACGGACACATCATAGATCCTCAGACAAATAAAATCATCGATGAAGTCATGGTGAGTGTATTAAAGGCGCCAAGGTCTTACACGACAGAAGACAGCGTTGAGATAAACTCACATGGTGGGATTATGGCAATCCAAAGAGTACTTGAAGCTGTTCTAGCAAATGGTGCAAGACTCGCAGAACCAGGAGAGTTTTCAAAACGTGCTTTCCTCAATGGAAGAATTGACTTATCACAAGCCGAAGCTGTTATGGATTTAATCCAAGCGAAAACAGATAAAGCAATGGATGCGTCGATGAACCAATTACAAGGAAGTTTATCAACGAAAATCCGTTCATTACGCCAAGACATGTTGAATACACTAGCGCAAGTCGAAGTAACAATTGATTATCCAGAATATGATGATGTTGAAGAAATGTCGTTGAAACAATTAAACGAAACAGCACAACATGTTAAAGAACAAATTCAAAAAATATTACATCAAGCTCAACATGGACGCTTGTTCCGAGACGGGATAAACACAGCGATTATTGGACGACCGAACGTCGGTAAATCAAGTTTACTCAACCGTTTAACAGGGTTAGAAAAAGCAATCGTAACCGATATTGAAGGAACAACACGTGATACGATTGAAGAATATGTTAACGTTCGCGGTGTACCACTGCGCTTGATTGATACAGCCGGGATTCGTCAAACTGATGAAGTTGTTGAACGAATTGGTGTCGAACGTAGCCGTAAAGTTATGGAAGAAGCAGATCTTGTTATCTTAATCTTGAACCAAGCTCAATCATTACAACCTGTTGACATTGAACTCCTTGACTTAACTAAGGATCAAAACCGTATCATCTTACTTAACAAGCAAGATTTGGATCCAGTATTAACTCACGAAAACTTAGCACCTTACATTCAAAATGCCGATCTTATAGCGACATCGATGCTTGAGGAATCAGGAATCGATGAGTTAGAAGCACAAATTGAACAGCGTTTCTTTAGTGGTGAGATTAAATCAGGTGATGTGAATTACCTACTAAATACACGACATACTGAACTACTTCGCCAAGCAATCAGCTCACTTGATGAAGTACTTGATTCCACAGACATGATGTTACCAGTTGATTTAATTCAAATGGACTTTACACGAGCGTGGGATTTACTTGGTGAAATTACTGGCGATTCAGTTCAAGACGAATTATTAACTAAATTATTCAGTCAATTCTGTTTAGGTAAGTAA
- the treR gene encoding trehalose operon repressor, with translation MNKFEYIYLDIEKKIKENIYPVGSLLPGEISLATEYNVSRETIRKAQRMLSDSGYIFKKQGHGSIVLDYRRFALPISGLVSYKELSEENNFSSTTQVIKNDIVSVPDFIMKDVKMSTKETFIHLIRTRSIDGEVVIIDEDYIRRSVVREIPNEFAEDSIYQYIEGELGLNIGFASKEFIGEPADALDIEFLKLKPEEYTITVRSQVFLKDATFFQYTISHHRIDRFRFQEFAPRHNRFINQ, from the coding sequence ATGAATAAGTTTGAATATATATACTTAGATATTGAAAAGAAAATTAAAGAAAACATTTATCCGGTAGGTTCACTCCTTCCAGGTGAAATTTCGTTGGCGACCGAATACAATGTTTCTCGTGAAACTATTCGTAAAGCGCAACGGATGTTATCAGATAGTGGATATATCTTTAAAAAACAAGGTCACGGTTCCATTGTTTTAGACTATCGCCGTTTCGCTTTACCTATCAGTGGTTTAGTAAGTTATAAAGAATTAAGCGAGGAAAATAATTTTTCAAGCACCACTCAAGTCATAAAAAATGATATTGTCTCAGTACCAGACTTTATAATGAAAGATGTGAAGATGAGTACAAAGGAGACTTTCATTCATCTGATTCGAACGCGTTCGATAGATGGGGAAGTTGTTATTATTGATGAAGATTATATACGTCGAAGTGTTGTGCGCGAAATCCCAAATGAGTTTGCTGAAGATTCAATCTACCAATATATTGAAGGTGAGCTGGGATTAAACATCGGATTTGCATCAAAAGAGTTTATCGGCGAGCCTGCGGATGCTTTAGATATAGAGTTCTTAAAGCTTAAACCAGAAGAATATACGATTACAGTCAGAAGCCAAGTATTTTTGAAAGACGCAACTTTCTTTCAATATACCATTTCGCATCATCGTATCGATCGTTTTCGTTTCCAAGAATTCGCACCACGTCATAATCGTTTCATAAATCAATGA
- a CDS encoding serine hydrolase, with the protein MFKNQNLRWGLLVIIVLGVTFVMYLNYVSDGETNEIPTTETLTSNISSDEDDDVSSEESVESSSEEVSISMIDLESSADVDTTNQNERIAVVPNQSSETEETSDSEQASSEVEETSESEQVSSESSVSSSDDPSQDDETQDNYLDIALAFDDIYQVDLMAENGIEPLELDDYNNMADVIDQTLAEFNVNSSEISLAYYDFHNEEHYYLNQNELITAASITKVPLAALYIDLIEADIHNLNTELEYREALFERGAGNITNGPLESRYTIEELITEAITNSDNTAMNILKTEYDKEFGNFREDILDFANIDDKPEAYLSSNVSSAYIMEQVLIKIAQDDTYNGLINLMLETSPTQLFTAYVNNDMMANKFGRYERSVNDSGIYYENNQPQYALVILTDDVSNADQFLEVMNLRVNQWFRSQYL; encoded by the coding sequence ATGTTTAAAAATCAAAACTTACGATGGGGCTTACTTGTGATCATTGTACTGGGAGTTACTTTCGTTATGTACCTTAATTACGTAAGTGACGGGGAAACGAATGAAATTCCCACAACAGAAACATTGACATCAAATATAAGTTCGGATGAAGACGATGACGTTAGCTCTGAAGAAAGCGTGGAATCAAGTTCGGAAGAAGTATCGATTTCGATGATTGATCTCGAATCGAGTGCAGATGTAGATACGACCAATCAAAACGAACGGATAGCTGTTGTACCAAATCAAAGTAGTGAGACTGAAGAAACCAGTGATTCTGAACAGGCTTCAAGTGAGGTGGAAGAAACTAGCGAATCTGAGCAAGTTTCTAGTGAATCATCGGTAAGTAGTTCCGATGATCCAAGCCAGGATGATGAAACTCAAGATAACTATTTAGATATTGCCCTTGCCTTTGATGATATTTATCAAGTTGATTTGATGGCAGAAAACGGTATCGAACCCTTAGAACTTGATGATTACAACAATATGGCAGATGTGATTGATCAGACACTCGCTGAATTTAATGTTAATTCATCTGAGATTAGCTTAGCGTATTATGACTTCCATAATGAAGAACATTATTACCTTAATCAAAATGAATTGATTACTGCTGCCAGTATTACAAAAGTGCCTCTTGCTGCTTTGTATATAGATTTAATTGAAGCAGATATCCATAATTTAAATACGGAACTTGAGTACCGTGAAGCGCTATTTGAGCGAGGTGCTGGAAATATTACCAATGGGCCCTTAGAGAGTCGTTACACCATCGAAGAACTAATTACTGAAGCGATCACGAATTCAGATAATACAGCAATGAATATATTAAAAACAGAATATGACAAAGAATTTGGTAATTTCCGAGAAGACATTCTAGACTTTGCTAATATTGATGATAAGCCTGAGGCTTACTTATCCAGCAATGTCAGTTCAGCTTATATCATGGAACAAGTATTAATTAAGATAGCCCAAGATGATACATATAATGGGCTGATTAATTTGATGCTTGAGACAAGTCCTACGCAATTATTCACGGCTTATGTTAATAACGACATGATGGCCAATAAGTTTGGTCGCTATGAGCGTTCAGTGAATGATAGTGGTATATATTATGAAAATAACCAGCCACAATATGCATTAGTCATACTTACTGATGATGTCAGTAATGCGGATCAATTTTTAGAAGTGATGAACTTACGTGTAAACCAATGGTTTAGATCACAATATCTATAA